From the genome of Rosettibacter firmus, one region includes:
- the prfA gene encoding peptide chain release factor 1 — translation MELYEKLKSIKEKYSEINQQLSDPNIISDQSRMISLSKERRELEEIVKAYNEYEEVMKNISGNQEIINTSDDKELVELAEIELKDLYKKLAELEEKIKMLLIPKDPDDDKNVIIEIRAGTGGEEASLFAADLYRMYSRYAEKRGWKKELIDLNDTGLGGIKEVVFSLSGESVYGDMKYESGVHRVQRVPVTEASGRIHTSAASVVVLPEVEDIEIDIDPNDLRIDVYRSGGAGGQNVNKVETAIRITHIPTGIVVQCQDERSQLKNRQKAMKVLKARLYDLKMTEQMNEIAAQRKSMVRKGDRSDKIRTYNFPQNRVTDHRIGLTLYNLDSIMEGELDELIEHLKIADKTEKLKEA, via the coding sequence ATGGAATTATACGAAAAACTAAAATCGATTAAAGAAAAGTACAGCGAGATTAACCAACAACTTTCAGACCCGAATATTATATCCGACCAATCTCGTATGATTTCTTTGAGCAAAGAGAGACGTGAACTCGAAGAAATTGTAAAAGCTTATAATGAATATGAAGAAGTAATGAAAAACATTTCAGGGAATCAGGAAATAATTAATACTTCTGATGATAAAGAACTGGTAGAATTAGCAGAAATAGAGTTAAAAGATTTATATAAAAAGTTAGCTGAACTCGAAGAAAAAATTAAAATGCTGTTAATCCCAAAAGATCCCGATGATGATAAAAATGTAATCATTGAAATAAGAGCAGGTACTGGTGGCGAAGAAGCAAGTTTATTTGCAGCAGATTTATATCGAATGTATTCGAGGTATGCAGAGAAAAGAGGATGGAAAAAAGAATTAATTGATTTAAATGATACGGGATTGGGCGGTATAAAAGAAGTTGTTTTTTCTTTATCAGGTGAAAGTGTTTATGGTGATATGAAATATGAAAGTGGCGTACACAGAGTTCAACGAGTTCCAGTTACAGAAGCAAGTGGTAGAATCCATACTTCCGCTGCTTCGGTTGTTGTATTGCCAGAAGTTGAAGACATCGAAATTGATATTGATCCTAATGATTTACGAATTGATGTTTATAGAAGTGGTGGTGCGGGAGGACAGAATGTTAATAAAGTAGAAACTGCAATAAGAATAACTCATATTCCAACTGGAATTGTAGTACAATGTCAGGATGAACGTTCGCAATTGAAGAATAGACAGAAAGCAATGAAAGTATTGAAAGCCAGACTTTATGATTTAAAAATGACTGAACAGATGAATGAAATTGCTGCTCAAAGAAAATCAATGGTACGCAAAGGTGATAGAAGCGATAAAATTCGTACTTATAATTTTCCACAAAATAGAGTAACAGACCATCGTATTGGATTAACTCTTTATAATCTCGATAGCATTATGGAAGGTGAACTTGATGAATTAATTGAACACTTAAAGATTGCAGATAAAACCGAAAAACTCAAAGAAGCATAA
- a CDS encoding nucleotidyltransferase domain-containing protein, with protein MRLKKEHIDIIKKLTQEIFGYDAKVYLFGSRVDDKKRGGDIDLYIETNIKDNILEKKLKLIGELHKHLGEQKIDIVINNFRDEKFIYSIAKNEGILL; from the coding sequence ATGAGATTAAAAAAAGAACATATAGACATTATAAAAAAATTAACTCAAGAGATATTTGGCTACGATGCAAAAGTTTACCTCTTTGGTTCTCGAGTAGACGACAAAAAAAGAGGTGGTGATATAGATTTATATATTGAAACTAATATTAAAGATAACATACTCGAAAAAAAATTAAAACTTATTGGTGAATTACATAAACATCTTGGCGAACAAAAAATTGATATTGTTATTAATAACTTTAGAGACGAAAAATTTATTTACTCAATTGCTAAAAATGAAGGGATTCTTCTATGA
- a CDS encoding bifunctional UDP-2,4-diacetamido-2,4,6-trideoxy-beta-L-altropyranose hydrolase/GNAT family N-acetyltransferase, producing MKVSIITEGFENTGYGHITRCISLYQAFMDRNIYPALYINGDEKSKSFLSNVNYELIDWLTHPAQLIKKIINSDIVIIDSYNAGKEFYENISRFTKILLMIDDFIRIDYPPGIVLNGSINAELLPYPKKSNIEYLLGTKYIPIRKAFWEITNRKYKSELESILITFGGQDIRNLTIPVLNAITDYNPELKISVVFGNKDGNKYSELKSKYPNAEFYYSINEYEMKELMINCDLAISAAGQTLYELAATGTPTIAIAVAENQKNNINEWHKAGFILEPIFYNDINCIKKIIEQLNKLKSIRLRKKLGNNGKIKVDGKGSKKVVNHLIEKYCEEEGFYLRKAIDIDSEPVFNLSNDPAVRQQSINKNPITWEEHLQWFNSRINDKNYLFLLAFDKDDKFIGQIRFQIEEESAIVSISITKEFRGKGLSKKIIKAACSKLFNERNIKLIVAYILPDNHASINGFKSAGFTQIGEENINDEKYLKFVLKRD from the coding sequence TGTATTTCTCTTTATCAGGCTTTCATGGATAGAAATATCTATCCAGCTCTATATATAAATGGAGACGAAAAATCAAAATCGTTTTTGAGTAATGTTAATTACGAATTAATTGACTGGCTTACTCATCCTGCACAACTAATAAAAAAAATCATTAATAGTGATATTGTGATTATTGATTCATATAACGCTGGCAAAGAGTTTTATGAAAACATTTCAAGATTTACAAAAATATTATTGATGATCGATGATTTCATTAGAATTGATTATCCACCGGGCATAGTATTAAATGGAAGTATAAATGCAGAGCTATTACCATATCCTAAAAAATCTAATATAGAATATTTATTAGGTACAAAATATATTCCAATAAGAAAAGCTTTCTGGGAAATCACCAATAGAAAATATAAAAGTGAACTTGAATCGATTTTAATTACTTTTGGAGGACAGGATATAAGAAATCTAACAATCCCGGTTTTAAATGCAATTACAGATTATAATCCCGAATTAAAAATAAGTGTTGTTTTTGGGAATAAAGATGGAAACAAATATTCAGAATTAAAAAGTAAATATCCAAATGCAGAATTTTATTATTCAATTAATGAATATGAAATGAAAGAATTAATGATTAATTGTGATTTAGCTATATCTGCTGCCGGTCAAACTTTATATGAATTAGCTGCTACAGGTACACCAACTATTGCTATTGCTGTTGCTGAAAATCAAAAGAATAATATAAACGAATGGCACAAAGCTGGTTTTATACTTGAGCCTATTTTTTATAATGATATAAATTGCATTAAAAAAATAATTGAACAACTGAATAAATTAAAATCAATAAGATTGAGAAAGAAACTTGGTAACAATGGAAAAATAAAAGTTGATGGTAAAGGAAGTAAAAAAGTTGTAAACCATTTAATCGAAAAGTATTGTGAAGAAGAAGGATTCTATTTAAGAAAAGCTATTGATATAGATTCCGAACCTGTCTTTAATTTATCAAACGATCCAGCTGTACGACAACAATCTATAAACAAAAATCCAATAACATGGGAAGAACATTTACAATGGTTTAATAGCAGAATTAATGACAAAAATTATTTATTTCTACTTGCATTTGATAAAGATGATAAATTTATTGGTCAAATTAGATTTCAGATCGAAGAGGAATCGGCAATAGTAAGTATAAGCATCACAAAAGAATTCAGAGGTAAAGGATTATCAAAAAAAATTATAAAAGCAGCATGCTCAAAACTTTTCAACGAACGTAATATAAAACTTATTGTTGCTTATATATTACCTGATAATCATGCATCAATAAATGGATTTAAATCTGCAGGATTTACACAAATTGGAGAAGAAAATATTAATGATGAAAAATATTTAAAATTTGTTTTAAAGAGAGATTAA
- the miaA gene encoding tRNA (adenosine(37)-N6)-dimethylallyltransferase MiaA — protein MSYNLITILGPTAVGKTKLAALLANHFDGEIISADSRQVYKRMNIGTGKDLEDYIINGKKIPYYLIDIVEPTEEFNLFLFNEYFYKAFNDITSRNKIPFLVGGTGLYLHSILKGYKLNKVEFSKEKYEELDKLSIEELRERLIKVNPKLHNTTDLLEKDRIIRAIIISEAENNFNEHPEIRSLTIGINPGREKIKERITERLKYRLENGMIEEVEKLVAEGITFDKLEFFGLEYKYIGMYLKCELNYNDMFQKLNSAIQQFAKRQMTWFRKMEREGIKIHWLEEADFDAAKKIIEDNYFA, from the coding sequence ATGTCTTATAATTTGATTACTATTCTTGGTCCTACTGCTGTTGGTAAAACAAAACTTGCTGCATTATTGGCAAATCATTTTGATGGCGAAATAATTTCAGCAGATTCTCGTCAAGTATATAAAAGAATGAATATTGGTACAGGAAAAGATCTGGAAGATTATATAATCAATGGGAAAAAAATTCCTTATTATTTGATAGACATTGTTGAACCAACTGAAGAGTTTAATTTATTTCTTTTCAACGAGTATTTTTACAAAGCTTTTAATGATATCACATCAAGAAATAAAATTCCTTTTCTCGTAGGCGGAACAGGATTATATCTTCATTCAATTCTTAAAGGCTATAAACTAAATAAAGTAGAATTCTCAAAAGAAAAGTATGAAGAACTGGATAAATTAAGTATTGAAGAACTGAGAGAAAGACTTATAAAAGTTAATCCAAAATTACATAATACTACAGATTTGTTAGAAAAAGATAGAATTATAAGAGCAATAATTATTTCCGAAGCAGAAAATAATTTTAATGAACATCCTGAAATAAGATCCTTAACAATTGGAATAAATCCAGGTAGAGAAAAAATAAAAGAAAGAATTACTGAAAGATTGAAATATCGACTTGAAAACGGAATGATTGAAGAAGTTGAGAAACTTGTTGCAGAAGGAATTACATTCGACAAATTAGAATTTTTTGGTCTTGAATATAAATATATTGGTATGTATCTAAAATGTGAGCTTAATTATAATGATATGTTTCAGAAATTAAACAGTGCAATTCAACAATTTGCAAAAAGACAGATGACCTGGTTCAGAAAAATGGAGAGAGAGGGAATTAAAATTCACTGGCTTGAAGAAGCAGATTTTGATGCAGCTAAAAAAATTATTGAAGATAATTACTTCGCATGA
- a CDS encoding SOS response-associated peptidase has translation MCYGFESKVEASILIQKILEKKYDVDASSLVETFKKENIRPNDKILCIYKKENKLQISLINWGIKFSKDKPTIVNSRMETIKEKKFWNDLFMNNRCLVPMTSFYEWIEVQGKKVQHRIYIYNEEYFFVPGIIYKDKEDNLSVSIITTTSNKFIEPFHNRMPVLLNLDDALDLLCDTSEESVEKLKPYQDYFNMRKEIAVLPIRKKKIDKNELT, from the coding sequence ATGTGTTATGGATTTGAATCAAAAGTTGAAGCATCAATCTTAATACAGAAAATACTCGAAAAAAAATATGATGTAGATGCTTCTTCTCTTGTGGAAACATTTAAAAAAGAAAATATTAGACCGAACGATAAAATTCTTTGTATTTATAAAAAAGAAAATAAACTTCAGATAAGCTTAATAAATTGGGGAATTAAATTTTCAAAAGATAAACCAACAATTGTAAATTCAAGAATGGAAACCATTAAAGAAAAAAAATTCTGGAACGATTTATTTATGAATAATCGATGTCTGGTTCCTATGACAAGTTTTTATGAATGGATAGAAGTGCAGGGGAAAAAAGTGCAACACAGAATTTATATCTATAACGAAGAATATTTTTTTGTTCCAGGAATAATTTATAAAGATAAAGAAGATAATCTTTCGGTATCAATTATTACAACTACATCAAATAAATTTATAGAACCTTTTCATAATCGTATGCCAGTGCTTCTTAATTTAGATGATGCTCTTGATTTATTGTGTGATACTTCTGAAGAAAGTGTTGAAAAATTAAAGCCTTATCAGGACTACTTTAATATGCGAAAAGAAATTGCAGTTCTTCCTATCAGGAAGAAAAAAATTGATAAAAATGAACTCACATAA
- the pseI gene encoding pseudaminic acid synthase: MQIGKINLNEKVFIIAELSANHNQKFEIAVESIKAIKDCGADAVKLQTYTPDTITIDCNNEYFQIKQGTIWDGITLYELYKKAYTPWEWQPKLKEVAEDLGLIFFSTPFDKSAVDFLEELNVPCYKIASFEIVDIPLIEYVASKGKPVIISTGIATENEIQEAVDACKKMNNNQIALLKCTSEYPTPIEDSNLNTITLLKEKFQTIVGLSDHTQGIIAPVTSIALGARIIEKHFILDRNLGGPDASFSLETHEFKQMVEQIRLAEKALGKATLELSDKLIKSRTFARSLFAVKDINAGELFTEDNIKSIRPAYGLPPKYLKDIIGKKAKVNIKKGTPLNWDLIE; encoded by the coding sequence ATGCAAATAGGAAAAATTAATCTAAATGAAAAAGTATTTATTATTGCCGAACTCTCTGCAAACCACAATCAAAAATTTGAAATAGCAGTTGAATCAATTAAAGCAATCAAAGATTGTGGAGCTGATGCTGTAAAACTTCAAACTTATACACCAGATACAATTACCATTGATTGTAACAATGAGTATTTTCAAATAAAGCAGGGAACAATCTGGGATGGTATTACACTTTATGAACTTTATAAAAAAGCTTATACACCATGGGAGTGGCAACCAAAATTAAAAGAAGTTGCTGAAGATTTAGGATTAATATTTTTTTCAACTCCATTCGATAAATCTGCTGTTGATTTTCTTGAGGAATTAAATGTACCATGTTATAAGATTGCTTCTTTCGAAATTGTAGATATCCCATTAATTGAATACGTTGCTTCCAAAGGAAAACCAGTTATCATTTCTACTGGTATTGCCACAGAGAATGAGATTCAAGAAGCAGTTGATGCATGTAAAAAAATGAATAATAATCAAATTGCACTATTAAAATGCACATCCGAATATCCAACACCAATTGAAGATTCTAATCTTAACACTATAACATTATTAAAAGAAAAATTTCAAACTATAGTTGGATTATCTGATCATACACAGGGAATAATAGCTCCAGTAACATCAATTGCATTAGGTGCAAGAATTATAGAAAAACATTTTATACTTGATAGAAATTTAGGTGGACCAGATGCTTCTTTTTCATTAGAGACACATGAATTTAAACAAATGGTTGAACAGATTCGACTTGCTGAAAAAGCACTTGGAAAAGCTACTCTTGAACTTTCAGATAAACTTATAAAAAGCAGAACATTTGCTCGCTCTTTGTTTGCTGTAAAAGATATAAATGCTGGAGAGTTATTTACAGAAGATAATATTAAATCGATACGACCAGCATATGGTTTGCCTCCAAAGTATCTAAAAGATATAATTGGAAAAAAAGCAAAAGTAAATATTAAAAAAGGGACTCCTTTAAACTGGGATTTAATAGAATAA
- a CDS encoding glycosyltransferase family protein, protein MNSHFNNITAIIQARVGSTRLPNKIFKEVCGKPILWHVVNRVSKSKIINNIIVATTNLKDDDVTENFCKENNILYHRGSSEDVLSRYYEAAQKFNGDLILRITSDCPLIDPKIIDKMLAEFLILYEKEKLDYMSNSIVRTFPRGLDTEIFPLSVLEKVHFEAKEKYEREHVTPYIYQHPEIFKIKNYANEIDYSYYRWTLDTAEDLELIKIIYESLYNKKEIFLFDDILKLFNERPELIEINRNVKQKQLGE, encoded by the coding sequence ATGAATAGTCATTTCAATAACATTACTGCAATAATTCAAGCAAGAGTTGGTTCAACAAGATTACCAAATAAAATATTCAAAGAAGTTTGTGGAAAGCCTATCTTATGGCATGTAGTAAATAGAGTATCAAAATCAAAAATCATAAATAATATAATAGTTGCAACAACTAATCTTAAAGATGATGATGTTACAGAAAATTTCTGCAAGGAGAATAATATTTTATATCATAGAGGCAGTTCCGAGGATGTTTTATCAAGATATTATGAAGCAGCACAAAAATTTAATGGAGATTTAATTTTAAGAATTACATCTGATTGCCCATTAATTGATCCTAAAATAATTGACAAAATGCTCGCGGAATTTTTAATCTTATACGAAAAAGAAAAATTAGACTACATGAGTAATTCTATTGTTCGAACATTTCCAAGAGGATTAGATACTGAAATATTTCCTTTAAGTGTTTTAGAGAAAGTACATTTTGAAGCAAAAGAAAAATATGAAAGAGAACACGTAACGCCATATATTTATCAGCATCCCGAAATATTCAAAATAAAAAATTACGCTAATGAGATTGATTATTCATATTATCGATGGACACTTGATACAGCAGAAGATTTAGAATTGATTAAAATAATTTATGAATCTTTATACAACAAAAAAGAAATCTTTTTATTTGATGATATATTAAAATTATTTAATGAAAGACCTGAATTAATAGAGATAAATAGAAATGTAAAGCAAAAACAACTTGGTGAATAA